One genomic window of Carassius auratus strain Wakin chromosome 14, ASM336829v1, whole genome shotgun sequence includes the following:
- the LOC113113513 gene encoding nuclear GTPase SLIP-GC-like isoform X2 — protein MTSHGTKRKRSNEASGSSAKRPDKSSQELTTDLIMKQTKDVIKKIKQNIAVQDSTDLKAYIIDQISNMDMMNKSNTNRKKVTIGIFGRSGEGKSSLLNAVLGERYLLPSGSSGACTAITTQVEGNLSDSNYTADIEFISKEEWDSQLKDLLLDLSDKTEDKNDDMTKIAIEKITALYGANAFKKTLEELKKDAKSAKIDELLQKEKMPISHSNGSNFAKEISKFIQHSRSNPGNWYWPIVKSVAIKIPNPLLEHIVFVDIPGTGDCNKTRDSLWKSKLGECSVVWIVSAINRGTTDEDPWEILKHCVYYMTQAGECKSINFIFTKTDDIDPEEYIRNEWPSEEEKPDKDLKTACIRKRNICSKEAVRESFENSKLKKKMTLNIFTVSTRAFFDKTLCLEHSDTEIPKLQDFLKNLNNSINKDLARDYVNEAKGILSLIKSVQSETGNVVQTGVHNKLEQNLCKALEKLGWQFDMLCCVLEKCLSDGVEESERLCLTSACSIISPNLPHGKGGFHKILKALCKNDGYHWSNAWGIDLDLNMALSQHMHKNIEEEFDSIFPVHCKTGKSVQEQIEKFSIIQSDTEHPRASMFYHIDNFIKREEIKLKRKLKRDVIERKKEISLSITNMIKDAMVPYYAKAAHFHGTGSMKKMQNTLTEAIQNLEHDMFKQAKAEVLRKFRDLEQHIKDTLESGLQRAILLLSETDKIKLGKRDSYLVQSN, from the exons ATGACTAGCCATG GTACTAAAAGAAAGCGTAGTAATGAAGCATCTGGCTCAAGCGCAAAGCGACCTGACAAGAGTTCACAGGAACTTACAACAG ATTTGATCATGAAGCAGACAAaggatgtaataaaaaaaattaaacaaaatattgcagTCCAAGACTCAACTGACTTAAAGGCCTATATTAT tgaCCAGATTTCAAATATGGATATGATGAACAAATCCAATACAAACAGGAAGAAGGTAACCATAGGAATTTTTGGAAGATCTGGAGAAGGTAAGAGCTCCCTTTTAAACGCAGTCCTTGGAGAAAGATATCTACTTCCGTCTGGTTCTTCCGGTGCATGTACAGCCATTACTACACAAGTGGAAGGAAATCTGAGCGACTCCAACTACACAGCAGATATTGAATTCATTTCTAAAGAG GAGTGGGACAGTCAACTCAAAGATCTTTTATTGGATTTGTCTGATAAAACTGAGGACAAGAATGATGACATGACTAAAATTGCAATAGAAAAGATTACTGCACTCTATGGTgctaatgcatttaagaaaacaCTGGAGGAGCTCAAAAAAGATGCAAAATCTGCTAAAATCGATGAACTTTTGCAGAAGGAAAAAATGCCAATTTCACATTCTAAT GGCTCCAACTTTGCCAAGGAGATTTCAAAATTCATACAGCACAGTAGATCAAATCCTGGTAACTGGTACTGGCCCATTGTGAAGAGTGTAGCCATCAAGATTCCAAACCCTCTCCTAGAGCACATTGTCTTTGTTGATATTCCTGGGACTGGAGACTGCAACAAGACTAGAGACAGCCTATGGAAATCT AAACTAGGAGAGTGCTCTGTAGTGTGGATCGTTAGTGCCATCAACCGAGGCACTACTGATGAAGACCCCTGGGAAATATTAAAACACTGTGTTTACTACATGACACAAGCAGGAGAGTGCAAAAGCATCAACTTCATCTTTACCAAGACTGACGATATAGATCCAGAGGAATACATTAG aaatgaatggcCCAGTGAAGAGGAAAAACCAGACAag GATCTGAAAACAGCATGTATACGCAAGAGGAACATCTGTTCCAAAGAGGCAGTGAGAGAAAGCTttgaaaattctaaattaaag AAAAAGATGACCCTTAACATTTTTACTGTAAGCACAAGGGCATTTTTTGACAAAACATTATGCCTGGAACACAGTGACACAG AAATCCCAAAGCTGCAGGATTTCCTGAAGAATCTTAACAACAGCATCAACAAAGACCTGGCCAGAGATTATGTCAATGAAGCAAAGGGAATTTTATCCTTGATTAAAAGTGTGCAGTCGGAGACAGGCAATGTG GTTCAGACAGGGGTCCACAATAAATTGGAACAAAACCTATGTAAGGCACTGGAAAAGTTAGGTTGGCAGTTTGACATGCTTTGTTGTGTTCTGGAAAAGTGTCTCTCTGATGGAGTGGAAGAGTCAGAGAGATTATGTCTTACCAGTGCATGTTCCATTATATCACCT aattTACCTCACGGCAAAGGAGGATTCCATAAAATCCTCAAGGCTTTGTGTAAAAATGATGGCTACCATTGGTCAAATGCATGGGGTATAGACTTGGATCTAAACATGGCTTTGTcacaacacatgcacaaaaacatcGAGGAGGAGTTTGATTCAATTTTTCC AGTCCATTGCAAAACCGGGAAATCAGTGCAAGAACAGATTGAAAAATTCAGTATCATCCAAAGTGACACTGAGCACCCCAGAGCTTCAATGTTTTATCACATTGACAACTTCATCAAAAGAGAG GAAATCAAACTCAAGAGGAAGCTCAAAAGAGACGTCattgaaagaaagaaggaaatctCTTTATCTATCACAAACATGATTAAGGATGCAATGGTTCCCTATTATGCAA AAGCTGCACATTTCCATGGAACCGGATCCATGAAGAAAATGCAGAATACTCTGACAGAAGCAATTCAGAATTTAGAACATGACATGTTCAAACAGGCAAAAGCAGAAGTGCTTAGGAAGTTCAGAGATTTGGAG
- the LOC113113513 gene encoding nuclear GTPase SLIP-GC-like isoform X1 produces the protein MTSHGTKRKRSNEASGSSAKRPDKSSQELTTDLIMKQTKDVIKKIKQNIAVQDSTDLKAYIIDQISNMDMMNKSNTNRKKVTIGIFGRSGEGKSSLLNAVLGERYLLPSGSSGACTAITTQVEGNLSDSNYTADIEFISKEEWDSQLKDLLLDLSDKTEDKNDDMTKIAIEKITALYGANAFKKTLEELKKDAKSAKIDELLQKEKMPISHSNGSNFAKEISKFIQHSRSNPGNWYWPIVKSVAIKIPNPLLEHIVFVDIPGTGDCNKTRDSLWKSKLGECSVVWIVSAINRGTTDEDPWEILKHCVYYMTQAGECKSINFIFTKTDDIDPEEYIRNEWPSEEEKPDKDLKTACIRKRNICSKEAVRESFENSKLKKKMTLNIFTVSTRAFFDKTLCLEHSDTEIPKLQDFLKNLNNSINKDLARDYVNEAKGILSLIKSVQSETGNVVQTGVHNKLEQNLCKALEKLGWQFDMLCCVLEKCLSDGVEESERLCLTSACSIISPNLPHGKGGFHKILKALCKNDGYHWSNAWGIDLDLNMALSQHMHKNIEEEFDSIFPVHCKTGKSVQEQIEKFSIIQSDTEHPRASMFYHIDNFIKREEIKLKRKLKRDVIERKKEISLSITNMIKDAMVPYYAKAAHFHGTGSMKKMQNTLTEAIQNLEHDMFKQAKAEVLRKFRDLEQHIKDALESGLQRAILLLSETDKIKLDVLEDIKELENILQQLCD, from the exons ATGACTAGCCATG GTACTAAAAGAAAGCGTAGTAATGAAGCATCTGGCTCAAGCGCAAAGCGACCTGACAAGAGTTCACAGGAACTTACAACAG ATTTGATCATGAAGCAGACAAaggatgtaataaaaaaaattaaacaaaatattgcagTCCAAGACTCAACTGACTTAAAGGCCTATATTAT tgaCCAGATTTCAAATATGGATATGATGAACAAATCCAATACAAACAGGAAGAAGGTAACCATAGGAATTTTTGGAAGATCTGGAGAAGGTAAGAGCTCCCTTTTAAACGCAGTCCTTGGAGAAAGATATCTACTTCCGTCTGGTTCTTCCGGTGCATGTACAGCCATTACTACACAAGTGGAAGGAAATCTGAGCGACTCCAACTACACAGCAGATATTGAATTCATTTCTAAAGAG GAGTGGGACAGTCAACTCAAAGATCTTTTATTGGATTTGTCTGATAAAACTGAGGACAAGAATGATGACATGACTAAAATTGCAATAGAAAAGATTACTGCACTCTATGGTgctaatgcatttaagaaaacaCTGGAGGAGCTCAAAAAAGATGCAAAATCTGCTAAAATCGATGAACTTTTGCAGAAGGAAAAAATGCCAATTTCACATTCTAAT GGCTCCAACTTTGCCAAGGAGATTTCAAAATTCATACAGCACAGTAGATCAAATCCTGGTAACTGGTACTGGCCCATTGTGAAGAGTGTAGCCATCAAGATTCCAAACCCTCTCCTAGAGCACATTGTCTTTGTTGATATTCCTGGGACTGGAGACTGCAACAAGACTAGAGACAGCCTATGGAAATCT AAACTAGGAGAGTGCTCTGTAGTGTGGATCGTTAGTGCCATCAACCGAGGCACTACTGATGAAGACCCCTGGGAAATATTAAAACACTGTGTTTACTACATGACACAAGCAGGAGAGTGCAAAAGCATCAACTTCATCTTTACCAAGACTGACGATATAGATCCAGAGGAATACATTAG aaatgaatggcCCAGTGAAGAGGAAAAACCAGACAag GATCTGAAAACAGCATGTATACGCAAGAGGAACATCTGTTCCAAAGAGGCAGTGAGAGAAAGCTttgaaaattctaaattaaag AAAAAGATGACCCTTAACATTTTTACTGTAAGCACAAGGGCATTTTTTGACAAAACATTATGCCTGGAACACAGTGACACAG AAATCCCAAAGCTGCAGGATTTCCTGAAGAATCTTAACAACAGCATCAACAAAGACCTGGCCAGAGATTATGTCAATGAAGCAAAGGGAATTTTATCCTTGATTAAAAGTGTGCAGTCGGAGACAGGCAATGTG GTTCAGACAGGGGTCCACAATAAATTGGAACAAAACCTATGTAAGGCACTGGAAAAGTTAGGTTGGCAGTTTGACATGCTTTGTTGTGTTCTGGAAAAGTGTCTCTCTGATGGAGTGGAAGAGTCAGAGAGATTATGTCTTACCAGTGCATGTTCCATTATATCACCT aattTACCTCACGGCAAAGGAGGATTCCATAAAATCCTCAAGGCTTTGTGTAAAAATGATGGCTACCATTGGTCAAATGCATGGGGTATAGACTTGGATCTAAACATGGCTTTGTcacaacacatgcacaaaaacatcGAGGAGGAGTTTGATTCAATTTTTCC AGTCCATTGCAAAACCGGGAAATCAGTGCAAGAACAGATTGAAAAATTCAGTATCATCCAAAGTGACACTGAGCACCCCAGAGCTTCAATGTTTTATCACATTGACAACTTCATCAAAAGAGAG GAAATCAAACTCAAGAGGAAGCTCAAAAGAGACGTCattgaaagaaagaaggaaatctCTTTATCTATCACAAACATGATTAAGGATGCAATGGTTCCCTATTATGCAA AAGCTGCACATTTCCATGGAACCGGATCCATGAAGAAAATGCAGAATACTCTGACAGAAGCAATTCAGAATTTAGAACATGACATGTTCAAACAGGCAAAAGCAGAAGTGCTTAGGAAGTTCAGAGATTTGGAG CAACATATAAAAGATGCTCTAGAGTCTGGATTACAGAGGGCAATACTCTTGCTGTCAGAAACGGACAAAATCAAACTGG ATGTTCTTGAAGACATTAAAGAGCTTGAGAACATTTTACAACAACTGTGTGACTGA
- the LOC113113513 gene encoding nuclear GTPase SLIP-GC-like isoform X3, with the protein MTSHGTKRKRSNEASGSSAKRPDKSSQELTTDLIMKQTKDVIKKIKQNIAVQDSTDLKAYIIDQISNMDMMNKSNTNRKKVTIGIFGRSGEGKSSLLNAVLGERYLLPSGSSGACTAITTQVEGNLSDSNYTADIEFISKEEWDSQLKDLLLDLSDKTEDKNDDMTKIAIEKITALYGANAFKKTLEELKKDAKSAKIDELLQKEKMPISHSNGSNFAKEISKFIQHSRSNPGNWYWPIVKSVAIKIPNPLLEHIVFVDIPGTGDCNKTRDSLWKSKLGECSVVWIVSAINRGTTDEDPWEILKHCVYYMTQAGECKSINFIFTKTDDIDPEEYIRNEWPSEEEKPDKDLKTACIRKRNICSKEAVRESFENSKLKKKMTLNIFTVSTRAFFDKTLCLEHSDTEIPKLQDFLKNLNNSINKDLARDYVNEAKGILSLIKSVQSETGNVVQTGVHNKLEQNLCKALEKLGWQFDMLCCVLEKCLSDGVEESERLCLTSACSIISPNLPHGKGGFHKILKALCKNDGYHWSNAWGIDLDLNMALSQHMHKNIEEEFDSIFPVHCKTGKSVQEQIEKFSIIQSDTEHPRASMFYHIDNFIKREEIKLKRKLKRDVIERKKEISLSITNMIKDAMVPYYATTYKRCSRVWITEGNTLAVRNGQNQTGCS; encoded by the exons ATGACTAGCCATG GTACTAAAAGAAAGCGTAGTAATGAAGCATCTGGCTCAAGCGCAAAGCGACCTGACAAGAGTTCACAGGAACTTACAACAG ATTTGATCATGAAGCAGACAAaggatgtaataaaaaaaattaaacaaaatattgcagTCCAAGACTCAACTGACTTAAAGGCCTATATTAT tgaCCAGATTTCAAATATGGATATGATGAACAAATCCAATACAAACAGGAAGAAGGTAACCATAGGAATTTTTGGAAGATCTGGAGAAGGTAAGAGCTCCCTTTTAAACGCAGTCCTTGGAGAAAGATATCTACTTCCGTCTGGTTCTTCCGGTGCATGTACAGCCATTACTACACAAGTGGAAGGAAATCTGAGCGACTCCAACTACACAGCAGATATTGAATTCATTTCTAAAGAG GAGTGGGACAGTCAACTCAAAGATCTTTTATTGGATTTGTCTGATAAAACTGAGGACAAGAATGATGACATGACTAAAATTGCAATAGAAAAGATTACTGCACTCTATGGTgctaatgcatttaagaaaacaCTGGAGGAGCTCAAAAAAGATGCAAAATCTGCTAAAATCGATGAACTTTTGCAGAAGGAAAAAATGCCAATTTCACATTCTAAT GGCTCCAACTTTGCCAAGGAGATTTCAAAATTCATACAGCACAGTAGATCAAATCCTGGTAACTGGTACTGGCCCATTGTGAAGAGTGTAGCCATCAAGATTCCAAACCCTCTCCTAGAGCACATTGTCTTTGTTGATATTCCTGGGACTGGAGACTGCAACAAGACTAGAGACAGCCTATGGAAATCT AAACTAGGAGAGTGCTCTGTAGTGTGGATCGTTAGTGCCATCAACCGAGGCACTACTGATGAAGACCCCTGGGAAATATTAAAACACTGTGTTTACTACATGACACAAGCAGGAGAGTGCAAAAGCATCAACTTCATCTTTACCAAGACTGACGATATAGATCCAGAGGAATACATTAG aaatgaatggcCCAGTGAAGAGGAAAAACCAGACAag GATCTGAAAACAGCATGTATACGCAAGAGGAACATCTGTTCCAAAGAGGCAGTGAGAGAAAGCTttgaaaattctaaattaaag AAAAAGATGACCCTTAACATTTTTACTGTAAGCACAAGGGCATTTTTTGACAAAACATTATGCCTGGAACACAGTGACACAG AAATCCCAAAGCTGCAGGATTTCCTGAAGAATCTTAACAACAGCATCAACAAAGACCTGGCCAGAGATTATGTCAATGAAGCAAAGGGAATTTTATCCTTGATTAAAAGTGTGCAGTCGGAGACAGGCAATGTG GTTCAGACAGGGGTCCACAATAAATTGGAACAAAACCTATGTAAGGCACTGGAAAAGTTAGGTTGGCAGTTTGACATGCTTTGTTGTGTTCTGGAAAAGTGTCTCTCTGATGGAGTGGAAGAGTCAGAGAGATTATGTCTTACCAGTGCATGTTCCATTATATCACCT aattTACCTCACGGCAAAGGAGGATTCCATAAAATCCTCAAGGCTTTGTGTAAAAATGATGGCTACCATTGGTCAAATGCATGGGGTATAGACTTGGATCTAAACATGGCTTTGTcacaacacatgcacaaaaacatcGAGGAGGAGTTTGATTCAATTTTTCC AGTCCATTGCAAAACCGGGAAATCAGTGCAAGAACAGATTGAAAAATTCAGTATCATCCAAAGTGACACTGAGCACCCCAGAGCTTCAATGTTTTATCACATTGACAACTTCATCAAAAGAGAG GAAATCAAACTCAAGAGGAAGCTCAAAAGAGACGTCattgaaagaaagaaggaaatctCTTTATCTATCACAAACATGATTAAGGATGCAATGGTTCCCTATTATGCAA CAACATATAAAAGATGCTCTAGAGTCTGGATTACAGAGGGCAATACTCTTGCTGTCAGAAACGGACAAAATCAAACTGG ATGTTCTTGA